The Polyangium mundeleinium genome contains the following window.
GGTCGGCCGCAGCGATCGCGTAATGCGCCGCCTTGTATCTCTCTCCGGCACTCTGGAAATGCATCGCGAGCTCCTCCGGTTCGACCTCGGGCGACATCTCCAGCACGGAAGCCAGGCGCTCATGCCGCGCGGCGAGCGCCTCGACGTCGAGCGCGGCGAGGATCGCATCGCGAAGACGTTCATGGGAGACCTCGCAGCCAGGGCGCTCATGCACGCTGCATACCCTGAGCAATCCCGCCGACCGTAACGGCGTCAGAGAAGCAAGCGCTTCGTCGGCGAGCTCGGCCGCCGCGAATGCGATGTCTTGTTCGAGCGGGCGACCGGCGACCGCCACGATTTCGAGAAGCCGCCTCGACGGCGCCGGGGCCGCGTTGAGCCGCTCGCGCATCGCCTCGCGCAAATCCACCCGCGGCGCGGCGCGTGGGCCCGCCGCGCGGACGTGCCGCGCGAGCTCCTCGATCGAGAAGGGATTGCCCTCGGATTCACGCACGATCGCGCCCGCCGTCGCCTCGTCCGCCGAGGGCCCGAGGTGATCCCGCGCGAGCGCGAGCGAGAGCTCCTGCGTCAAGGGGCCGAGGTCGACGTCGTGGAGGCGGATCCTGCCTCCCGCCGCGGCGACGAGTTGCCCGAAGCGCGCCACGAAGACGCTCCGAAAGGCCTCGTCGTCACTGCGTTGGCAGGCGAGCAAGAGCATCGGCGGCGCGTCGGGGGGCGCGAGGAGCTCGAAGAGGAGCTCGGCGCTGTCGACGTCGCCCCATTGCAGGTCGTCGATGCAGAGCACGAGCGGGCCACGCGCGGCGAGGCGCCGGAGGAGGTCCTTGAGCGCCTGAAAAGCTCGAAGACGCGCCCTCGGCGGATCGAGGGCCTCTGCTCGATCCTCCAGCGGGGCGGGGTCGATGAGCCCGAGCACGGGGAAGATTCGCTCGAGGTCGTGCAGATTCGGGGGGACGAGCGCCCCCGCTTCCTCCGGCGGAAGACTTTTTATGTGACGCGCGAGCGCGTCCACGAGGCTATCGAGCGCCTTGTACGGCACCGATTCGCGGTCGTGACAGCGACCCCGGAGGACGAGGACGCCCTCCCAGCGACGGAGGGCCGCGAGGAACGACGACACGAGCGCGCTTTTGCCCACGCCAGACGCGCCCGAGAGGCGGACGAGCACGGCGCGGCCTGCCGTGCTCTCCCGGAATGCCTCGAAGAGCGCCGCCATTTCGCGCTCACGCCCGACGAGCGCGTGCCTTTGCCGGCTCTCGACGAGCCGAGGAAACGCGACCTCGGCAGGCACCTCCGCCACCTGGAGCCGCGCGGAGATCTCCTCGTCCGACGGCCGCATCCGGGGATCGCTGCGCAAGAGCGCGAGGCAGAGCGCTTCGAGGTCCTCGGGCACGTGCTCGGCGACGAGCGAGGGGGGCAACGGGCGGGTCGTGAGCTTCCCATAGAGGACGTCCTCCACGCTGCCCTCGAACGGGAGCTGCCCGGAGAGCGCCTCGTAAAGCATCACGCCGACGCTGTACCAATCGCTGGCGCGGCTCCCCGGCTCTCCCAGGATCTGCTCGGGCGCCATGTACGCGGGCGTGCCGACGATGCTCTCGTGCAGGGTCGAGAGAGCACCGGACGGCAAAGGCGAGAGGTCCCGCGCGAGCCCGAAATCGAGGATCACGACCCGGCCCGCCTTCGTGAGGAGCACATTCGACGGCTTCAGATCCAGGTGCAATACGTCGGCGGCGTGGAGCGCGCGCACGCCTCGCACGAGGCGGGAGAACACGAACCGGAGCCGCCCCACGTCGAGCGGGCGCATCGCCGCGCGCAGGGCGGCCCGCTCCTCGACGTCGCGGGCCGGCTTGCGCCGCACGAACGACGCGGAGAGGTCGCCCGTGCGGCCCGGGACGAAGCTGCTCAGCAAATGTTCGCCTTCGACGAACTCCATCGAGAGCAGCCAGCGGCCCTCGTCGTAGATGAGCTCGTGGAGCATCACGAGGTTCGGGTGCGTGATGTCCGCGAGCACGCGGAACTCCTGCTTGAAGCGGAGCAGCGCCGCCGCGTCGTCCTGGTAAAGGACCTTGAGCGCGATGCGCGCGCCGTACCGGAGGTCGATCGCCTCGTACACGACGCCGAACCCGCCGGCGCCGAGGCGGCGCAGGATCGAGAATCGTTCGCTCGATTCGTTCTCTTTGCGTGGAACGGCCAT
Protein-coding sequences here:
- a CDS encoding serine/threonine-protein kinase translates to MAVPRKENESSERFSILRRLGAGGFGVVYEAIDLRYGARIALKVLYQDDAAALLRFKQEFRVLADITHPNLVMLHELIYDEGRWLLSMEFVEGEHLLSSFVPGRTGDLSASFVRRKPARDVEERAALRAAMRPLDVGRLRFVFSRLVRGVRALHAADVLHLDLKPSNVLLTKAGRVVILDFGLARDLSPLPSGALSTLHESIVGTPAYMAPEQILGEPGSRASDWYSVGVMLYEALSGQLPFEGSVEDVLYGKLTTRPLPPSLVAEHVPEDLEALCLALLRSDPRMRPSDEEISARLQVAEVPAEVAFPRLVESRQRHALVGREREMAALFEAFRESTAGRAVLVRLSGASGVGKSALVSSFLAALRRWEGVLVLRGRCHDRESVPYKALDSLVDALARHIKSLPPEEAGALVPPNLHDLERIFPVLGLIDPAPLEDRAEALDPPRARLRAFQALKDLLRRLAARGPLVLCIDDLQWGDVDSAELLFELLAPPDAPPMLLLACQRSDDEAFRSVFVARFGQLVAAAGGRIRLHDVDLGPLTQELSLALARDHLGPSADEATAGAIVRESEGNPFSIEELARHVRAAGPRAAPRVDLREAMRERLNAAPAPSRRLLEIVAVAGRPLEQDIAFAAAELADEALASLTPLRSAGLLRVCSVHERPGCEVSHERLRDAILAALDVEALAARHERLASVLEMSPEVEPEELAMHFQSAGERYKAAHYAIAAADRASDALAFAHAAELYALAIDWGRGGPADTPETTHELKVRRAHALANAGRCREAAELYLECADGASPAEALDLRRRAIEQLFVGGHLDEGNRVLATFLSGLGLRPPRTTASVAMMALKGILRIRRRGTHFQPRAAADIAPAALARIDVCMAVSMALTDVDPLRSCAFLIRGLGLALDAGEPSRIAQALGTYAQLSLLQGGPTAVAEGARLLARAAEIANDAGDPDVMETVSMYGAATTMIEGRWREALERYDAIGRHLRSRRLDLAKYQNMAHVVAVIALDAMGRLQELADRTAAWHHEATSLGNLFAAISASSASAVTRIAADDVEEARRRVREGVASWTRGGMHVQHMYALRIEAYADLYEGHAAMARTRVLHAWGAIVRSQQLRVQPSRIDMLFLRARTAIATAAEAPPRLRARLAREAERIASRLEREIRADAPPSAALLRAAVARLRGQEVEALAYLDAAIRGFDGAEMVLHAACARRRKGELSGGESGGALVAVADTVMEQRGVRRPERWAAIFAPGLGFEPPQ